The following proteins come from a genomic window of Paenibacillus sp. CAA11:
- a CDS encoding glycosyltransferase family 2 protein: MTVADILMLIAVLCIWSLLLVNVVLIIGGYLYYIQLEREPVPAIQGEAPFVTIMVPAHNEGIVITKTVESLLGLDYPRDRYEIIVINDNSSDNSAELLGNLQVRHPGRNLIIINTDAVTGGKGKSNALNIGFAQSRGELIAIYDADNTPEKTALRYLVAEIMNDDKLGAVIGKFRTRNRDTNLLTRFINIETLSFQWMAQAGRWKLFKLCTIPGTNFIMRRHIVESIGGWDVKAIAEDTEISFRIYMMGYKIKFQPKAVTWEQEPQTVRVWFKQRTRWAKGNIYVIVKNTRLLFDRSARNIRFDILYFLSIYFLLLTSLIMSDLLLILHAVGYVRTTIAGFSSFLWLLAVILFVVGTFITLVTEKGEMRLSNIWVIMLMYVSYCQMWMVVAAYGLYNYIKDLLFKREAKWYKTERF; the protein is encoded by the coding sequence ATGACTGTAGCAGATATCCTCATGCTGATTGCGGTGCTGTGTATTTGGTCGCTTCTGCTGGTTAACGTGGTCCTCATTATTGGCGGTTATCTCTATTACATCCAGCTTGAGAGGGAGCCTGTGCCAGCTATCCAGGGCGAGGCCCCGTTCGTCACGATCATGGTGCCGGCCCATAACGAGGGCATAGTGATCACCAAGACTGTCGAGTCTCTGTTAGGCCTTGATTATCCGAGGGACCGGTACGAGATTATTGTCATTAATGATAACTCGTCCGACAACAGTGCGGAGCTGCTGGGGAACCTGCAAGTCCGGCATCCGGGGAGGAATCTGATCATTATCAATACGGATGCAGTCACCGGAGGGAAGGGGAAATCCAATGCCCTCAATATCGGGTTCGCTCAAAGCCGGGGCGAGCTGATTGCGATCTATGATGCCGACAATACCCCGGAGAAGACAGCACTGCGTTACCTGGTCGCAGAGATCATGAATGACGATAAGCTGGGGGCGGTTATCGGCAAGTTCCGCACCCGCAACCGGGATACCAACCTGCTTACGCGGTTTATTAATATTGAGACGCTGTCCTTTCAGTGGATGGCCCAGGCGGGCAGATGGAAGCTGTTCAAGCTCTGTACAATTCCCGGCACCAACTTTATTATGCGCCGTCATATTGTGGAGAGCATCGGCGGCTGGGATGTAAAGGCGATTGCCGAGGATACGGAGATCAGCTTCCGCATCTATATGATGGGCTACAAGATCAAGTTCCAGCCGAAGGCGGTCACCTGGGAACAGGAGCCCCAGACGGTTCGGGTCTGGTTCAAGCAGCGGACGCGCTGGGCGAAGGGCAATATCTATGTGATTGTCAAAAATACCCGGCTGCTGTTCGACCGCTCGGCCAGAAATATCCGCTTTGATATTCTATATTTTCTATCGATCTATTTCCTCTTATTGACCTCCCTGATCATGTCCGATCTGCTGCTCATTCTGCATGCAGTGGGCTATGTAAGGACCACGATCGCAGGCTTCAGCTCCTTCTTGTGGCTGCTTGCCGTCATTCTGTTTGTGGTCGGCACCTTCATTACCCTAGTCACGGAGAAAGGGGAAATGAGGCTCTCGAATATATGGGTCATCATGCTGATGTACGTATCTTATTGTCAAATGTGGATGGTTGTAGCAGCCTACGGCCTTTACAACTATATCAAGGATTTACTGTTTAAAAGAGAGGCGAAATGGTACAAAACCGAACGCTTTTAA
- the wsfD gene encoding glycan biosynthesis hexose transferase WsfD yields the protein MNAKNSLTRAHHILIQLSRYISPAWIAAAGVLLITGIALFTPPYIGMADNGDFFRVIHGNGLYPADSDHSRYLGYFVKDYGIYQYYNENEAPLFSSQSLFIQFAIWVNSWFDPLHFDLRVQAAIYTLLYAAGVYLLVESLTWRVKAVHGYIIALLAIFMFGDTAYTAYFNSFYSESVVLIALLFLLASGLLLYRHRYNDYVIMACFGISALLLTTSKPQNAPAGIIVGLLGILLIFARRTKTFRVSMASLLVLVLLTGVAAYALIPKEFVNINKYHAMTRGVLQSSSDPEAALKAFGIDPQYAVLNGSIYYEPFTTVDVDSPVLENQFYRHYGFGSILAYYAAHPDQASRMLNTAAKNAFQIRPTGLGNYEKSAGGHPSGAQTHFFTGYSTMKAALAPKTFGFIMIWALLIIGLYMPSFLAALRARQMRGMLRLPMLGMMIALGLTGIAVSIIGAGDADLAKHEFLFTAAFDLVTFVVIADAIRRRLWNSSPETETGGGVQA from the coding sequence ATGAATGCCAAAAATTCCTTAACCCGTGCACATCACATTTTAATTCAGTTGAGCCGCTATATCTCTCCGGCCTGGATCGCAGCAGCCGGTGTTCTGCTGATTACCGGAATAGCCTTGTTTACGCCTCCGTATATCGGTATGGCTGATAATGGGGATTTTTTTAGAGTAATCCATGGAAATGGATTGTACCCTGCGGATTCAGATCATAGCAGGTATCTCGGCTATTTTGTTAAGGACTACGGAATCTATCAGTATTACAACGAGAACGAGGCTCCTTTGTTTTCCTCCCAATCGTTGTTCATCCAGTTTGCGATCTGGGTGAACAGCTGGTTTGATCCTCTTCACTTCGATCTTCGCGTTCAAGCTGCAATATATACGCTGCTGTATGCGGCCGGTGTCTATCTGTTGGTGGAGAGCCTGACCTGGAGGGTGAAGGCGGTCCATGGCTATATCATCGCCTTGCTCGCCATCTTTATGTTCGGAGACACGGCATACACCGCTTATTTCAACTCTTTCTATAGTGAAAGTGTCGTGCTGATCGCACTCTTGTTCCTGCTGGCCTCGGGGCTGCTGCTCTATCGCCATCGGTACAATGATTATGTGATAATGGCTTGCTTCGGGATCAGCGCACTGCTGCTGACGACAAGCAAGCCGCAGAATGCGCCGGCGGGCATCATTGTCGGCCTGCTGGGCATCCTGCTCATCTTCGCGCGACGGACCAAGACCTTTCGCGTCTCTATGGCTTCGCTGCTGGTTCTGGTCTTATTGACCGGTGTGGCTGCCTATGCCCTGATTCCCAAGGAGTTTGTGAACATTAACAAATACCATGCCATGACGCGGGGAGTGCTGCAAAGTTCAAGTGACCCGGAGGCGGCTTTGAAGGCCTTTGGCATTGATCCACAGTACGCCGTCTTGAATGGGAGCATATATTATGAGCCATTCACCACCGTGGATGTCGATTCGCCGGTTCTGGAGAATCAATTCTATCGGCACTATGGTTTTGGCTCCATTCTTGCCTATTATGCCGCTCACCCAGATCAAGCAAGCCGCATGCTCAATACAGCGGCTAAGAACGCCTTTCAAATTCGCCCGACAGGTCTCGGAAATTATGAGAAGTCGGCGGGAGGACACCCGTCCGGAGCGCAGACGCATTTCTTCACTGGCTACAGCACGATGAAGGCGGCGCTTGCGCCGAAGACCTTCGGCTTCATTATGATTTGGGCCTTGCTGATCATCGGGCTCTATATGCCTTCCTTCCTGGCTGCTCTGCGTGCAAGGCAGATGCGAGGAATGCTTCGCCTGCCGATGCTGGGGATGATGATCGCTCTGGGCCTTACCGGCATCGCTGTGTCCATCATCGGAGCCGGGGATGCGGATCTGGCTAAGCATGAATTTCTGTTCACGGCGGCCTTCGATTTAGTGACCTTTGTGGTGATAGCTGATGCGATTCGCCGCCGCTTATGGAACAGCAGCCCTGAGACAGAGACAGGAGGGGGTGTACAGGCATGA
- a CDS encoding energy-coupling factor transporter transmembrane component T family protein, which produces MKVNMLTYSDLDSPVHRLTGVTKLLFFIIWSVTAMITYDTRSLAVMLVISLIILKVSKVKFSDYSFILYVILFFFLLNHIAIYLFSPHEGVQIYGTRHELFHIVGWYDVTWEQLFYQLNITLKYIVVIPMALLFILTTDPSEFAASLNKIGVSYKIAYSVSLAMRYIPDVQRDFQNISFSAQARGIDISRKEKLPKRLKNIVSILMPLILTSVDRIEKISAAMELRGFGHGRKRTWYSFRRFSRGDYVALALILGIAVASMGLTFSNGSRFYNIFK; this is translated from the coding sequence ATGAAGGTAAATATGTTGACGTACTCGGATCTCGACTCTCCTGTACATCGTCTGACAGGGGTAACAAAGCTGCTGTTCTTCATCATCTGGTCGGTGACAGCTATGATTACGTATGATACCCGCAGCTTGGCTGTCATGCTGGTCATCAGCCTGATTATCCTAAAAGTATCTAAAGTGAAGTTCAGCGACTATTCATTCATACTCTATGTCATTCTGTTCTTCTTCTTACTGAATCACATTGCAATCTATCTCTTCTCCCCGCATGAAGGCGTACAAATTTACGGAACCCGCCATGAGCTGTTCCATATTGTGGGCTGGTATGATGTGACCTGGGAGCAGCTCTTCTATCAGCTGAACATCACGCTGAAATACATCGTTGTCATTCCAATGGCTCTGCTGTTCATCCTGACGACCGATCCGAGCGAGTTCGCCGCCTCCTTGAACAAGATCGGTGTCAGCTACAAGATCGCCTACTCTGTCTCGCTGGCGATGCGCTATATTCCGGATGTGCAGCGTGACTTTCAGAACATCTCCTTCTCGGCCCAGGCTCGCGGGATTGATATCTCCCGGAAGGAGAAGCTGCCGAAGCGGCTGAAGAATATTGTCTCGATCCTCATGCCGCTCATTCTGACGAGCGTTGACCGGATCGAGAAAATCAGTGCGGCCATGGAGCTTCGCGGCTTCGGGCATGGCCGCAAGCGGACCTGGTACAGCTTTCGCCGCTTTTCACGGGGAGACTATGTCGCCCTTGCGCTCATTCTGGGGATTGCCGTGGCCTCAATGGGACTCACCTTCTCTAACGGCTCGAGGTTCTACAACATATTTAAATAG
- a CDS encoding ABC transporter ATP-binding protein has translation MKKAVIEFNHFGFQYRAQSEPTLHDIELTLYEGEKVLIVGPSGSGKSTLAHSLNGLIPFYYPGEITGSLKILGEELKDSSISRLSEKVGTVLQDPDGQFVGLTVAEDIAFKLENDAISQEEMKRRVAEAAHAVDIQQYLGASPHALSGGQKQKTTLGGVLVNDVDILLFDEPLANLDPAAGKKAIELIDQVHEETGKTIVIIEHRLEDVLQQHVDRIVVVKHGRIVADMSADELLVTEILSETGIREPLYITALKYAGCTITPDMHPGHVDTIELEGCKDRLYEWLEETPVLEAESEQPPILELEDVSFSYEKGHPILRDIGFQIRQGEMVSIVGRNGAGKSTISKLICGFYRPTSGRMLYKDKDLKGDTIKQRAERIGFVMQNPNHMISKTMIFDEIALGLRVRGVSEEEVQERVHEVLRVCGLYAMRNWPISALSFGQKKRVTIASILVLRPEVIILDEPTAGQDFKHYNDMMEFLRELNCQGMTVIIITHDMHLMLEYTRRTIVLSEGRKLADAHPAKVLTLPEVMEAANLKETSIARLAQRVGIGDAQQLMHRFIDQDRRVRSS, from the coding sequence ATGAAGAAGGCTGTCATCGAATTTAATCACTTCGGGTTTCAGTACCGGGCCCAGTCAGAGCCGACGCTTCACGATATTGAGCTGACGCTGTATGAAGGGGAGAAGGTGCTGATCGTCGGGCCGTCAGGATCGGGCAAGAGCACGCTTGCACACAGCTTGAACGGTCTGATTCCATTTTATTACCCTGGGGAGATCACGGGTTCTCTTAAGATTCTGGGTGAAGAGCTTAAGGATTCAAGCATTTCCCGGTTGTCGGAGAAGGTGGGTACCGTGCTGCAGGATCCGGATGGTCAATTCGTCGGCTTAACGGTGGCAGAGGACATTGCCTTCAAGCTGGAGAATGACGCGATTTCCCAGGAGGAGATGAAGCGGCGGGTTGCAGAGGCAGCCCATGCAGTGGACATCCAGCAATATTTGGGGGCGTCTCCGCATGCCTTGTCCGGCGGGCAAAAGCAGAAAACGACGCTTGGCGGAGTGCTTGTGAATGACGTGGATATTCTGTTGTTCGATGAGCCGCTGGCTAATCTGGACCCGGCTGCAGGGAAGAAGGCTATCGAGCTGATCGACCAGGTACATGAGGAGACGGGGAAGACCATCGTTATAATTGAACACCGACTTGAAGATGTGCTGCAGCAGCATGTGGACCGGATTGTGGTGGTGAAGCATGGGCGAATTGTAGCCGACATGTCTGCGGATGAGCTGCTAGTTACGGAAATTCTAAGCGAGACAGGGATTCGGGAGCCGCTGTATATCACGGCATTGAAGTATGCAGGCTGTACGATAACTCCCGATATGCATCCGGGACATGTGGATACGATTGAGCTTGAGGGCTGTAAAGATCGGCTGTACGAATGGCTTGAAGAGACGCCGGTACTAGAAGCTGAATCTGAGCAGCCGCCGATTCTGGAGCTTGAGGATGTCTCCTTCAGCTATGAGAAGGGGCACCCGATTCTTCGGGATATTGGCTTTCAGATTCGCCAGGGCGAGATGGTGAGTATTGTCGGACGGAATGGAGCAGGTAAATCAACGATTTCCAAGCTGATCTGCGGGTTTTATCGCCCTACATCTGGGCGCATGCTTTATAAAGATAAGGACCTGAAGGGCGATACGATTAAGCAGCGGGCAGAACGCATCGGCTTTGTGATGCAGAACCCGAATCATATGATCTCCAAGACGATGATCTTCGACGAGATCGCTCTTGGACTGCGTGTACGCGGAGTGAGTGAGGAGGAGGTTCAGGAGCGGGTACATGAAGTCCTTCGAGTCTGTGGACTTTATGCTATGCGCAATTGGCCCATTTCCGCACTCAGCTTCGGGCAGAAGAAACGGGTGACGATTGCCTCTATTCTCGTATTGCGCCCCGAGGTGATCATCTTGGATGAACCGACGGCGGGACAGGATTTCAAGCATTACAATGATATGATGGAGTTCCTGCGGGAGCTGAACTGCCAGGGCATGACCGTGATCATCATCACCCATGACATGCATCTCATGTTGGAATATACCCGCCGGACGATCGTGCTGTCTGAAGGCCGCAAGCTTGCGGATGCTCACCCGGCAAAGGTCCTTACTCTGCCGGAGGTGATGGAGGCGGCTAATCTGAAGGAAACTTCCATCGCCAGGCTGGCTCAGCGGGTCGGCATCGGCGATGCTCAGCAATTGATGCACAGGTTCATCGATCAGGACAGGAGGGTTCGCAGCTCATGA
- a CDS encoding ECF-type riboflavin transporter substrate-binding protein yields the protein MAKDQSLSIKKVVAIGIGSALFVILGRFGSIPSGIPNTNIETTYAVLALFALLYGPVTGLLIGLIGHTLKDAIFYGSPWFSWVIASAAVGLIVGLFSSRIRIHDGEFGNKEIIRFNLGQIVANALAWFLIAPTFDILIYAEPVNKVYTQGLIAGISNMVTVAILGTLLALAYSKTRTKRGSLKRELN from the coding sequence TTGGCAAAGGATCAATCGTTATCCATCAAAAAGGTGGTTGCTATCGGGATTGGATCAGCATTATTCGTAATATTGGGGAGGTTCGGCTCTATTCCCTCCGGTATTCCGAATACGAACATTGAGACAACCTATGCGGTGCTTGCGCTGTTCGCTCTGCTGTATGGTCCGGTTACCGGGCTGTTAATCGGGCTGATCGGGCATACGCTGAAGGATGCTATTTTTTATGGGTCGCCCTGGTTCAGCTGGGTGATCGCATCGGCAGCAGTGGGACTGATCGTCGGGTTGTTCTCAAGCAGAATCCGCATTCATGATGGGGAGTTCGGGAACAAGGAAATCATCCGATTTAATCTCGGGCAGATTGTAGCTAATGCTCTAGCGTGGTTCCTAATCGCGCCAACGTTCGATATCCTGATCTATGCGGAGCCGGTCAACAAAGTCTATACTCAGGGGCTGATCGCCGGAATATCTAACATGGTTACGGTGGCCATTCTAGGAACCCTGCTTGCCCTTGCTTATTCCAAGACAAGAACGAAGCGCGGCAGCTTGAAGCGGGAGCTGAACTAG
- a CDS encoding M23 family metallopeptidase, with protein sequence MWRKWRGSRLLLLILAVVLIVGWGNIYVVKGAWGVASWWFLMAFGAFGLLSAIIAVCALIRTAYIRKRLAPIWSAVLILSLVAAWPLFWLLGLWQIAYPADLSKMSPAVSVRLPLDEHVLVGWGGDTLKSNYPHVVVPSERWAYDLLVQPAGTGSQRLEDYGIYGAEVFAPASGTIVGASDKEEDHRPGTDEHDSMPGNHIYIRLDETGTYLVLAHLMKGSIKVQVGDHVAEGDLLAKVGNSGSSSEPHLHIHHQRQDPSSTSMFLSEGLPLYFRDIEGPSMPKGGMRLEHGKEVPAGDKIYNTLPWSKH encoded by the coding sequence ATTTGGAGGAAATGGAGAGGATCTCGGCTGCTATTGCTGATCCTGGCTGTAGTATTGATCGTAGGGTGGGGCAACATTTACGTTGTAAAGGGCGCATGGGGCGTTGCCAGCTGGTGGTTCCTCATGGCCTTCGGCGCCTTCGGGCTGCTGTCTGCCATCATTGCTGTGTGTGCCTTGATTCGGACGGCTTATATAAGAAAACGGCTGGCGCCGATCTGGTCTGCGGTGCTGATCTTATCCTTGGTTGCTGCGTGGCCGCTCTTTTGGCTGCTCGGCCTTTGGCAAATAGCCTATCCGGCTGACTTAAGCAAGATGAGCCCGGCCGTATCGGTCCGTCTGCCGCTGGACGAGCATGTACTGGTTGGATGGGGCGGAGACACGCTGAAGTCGAACTATCCGCATGTGGTAGTTCCGAGCGAACGCTGGGCTTATGATCTGCTGGTGCAGCCAGCCGGAACGGGGAGTCAGCGGCTAGAGGACTATGGCATTTATGGCGCAGAGGTGTTCGCACCAGCGTCCGGGACTATTGTGGGAGCCTCTGATAAAGAGGAGGATCACAGACCCGGAACGGATGAGCATGATTCTATGCCAGGCAATCATATTTATATTCGTCTCGATGAGACAGGGACCTATTTGGTCTTAGCTCACCTTATGAAGGGCTCGATTAAAGTACAGGTGGGCGACCATGTAGCAGAGGGTGACTTGTTGGCTAAGGTCGGTAACTCCGGAAGCTCCAGCGAACCGCACCTGCATATCCATCATCAGCGGCAGGACCCGTCCAGCACAAGTATGTTCTTGTCAGAAGGGCTGCCTCTATATTTCCGTGACATTGAAGGGCCGTCTATGCCAAAAGGCGGGATGCGGTTAGAACATGGCAAAGAGGTTCCGGCTGGGGATAAAATTTATAACACTTTGCCTTGGTCCAAGCATTAG
- a CDS encoding sensor histidine kinase — MKKTTSIGFKLLLMLMASIFCTAAFIMIVQMVLLPLAGLSRERLSQLEETYAFLYSVVFLGMTVLIFMLLSRRIIRRITAVNQAASQAGSGDFDVKLFDPVQDEIGELTTSVNQIVQQMRETLDSQKRAERMKHEMITHISHDLRTPLTSLLGYLDLLEASGGDAQTAARYVQIAQRKGEELKSQVESMLEYCHLHFSDIKLSLGQVDAEALIRQVLIDFVPQLEAAGMRFDLECTAENRGLEADISLLVRCLQNIIRNSIAYGSTGGRLSLRIYSEGMYLHIDIKNYGEPISPEDLPFLFEELYRAERSRSSDTGGKGMGLSIAKRIMELHHGRISVRSSAEETVFTLSLPRTQADGTDGSLEG, encoded by the coding sequence TTGAAAAAGACAACAAGCATCGGATTTAAGCTGCTGCTCATGCTGATGGCCTCCATCTTCTGCACGGCTGCCTTTATCATGATCGTACAGATGGTGCTGCTGCCGCTTGCGGGGCTATCGCGCGAGCGGTTAAGCCAGCTGGAAGAGACTTACGCCTTCCTGTACTCTGTTGTATTCCTTGGAATGACCGTGCTGATCTTCATGCTGCTGTCGCGCCGTATCATCCGCCGGATCACAGCTGTAAATCAGGCGGCCAGCCAAGCGGGCAGCGGAGACTTTGACGTCAAGTTGTTCGATCCGGTTCAGGATGAGATTGGGGAGCTGACCACAAGCGTGAATCAGATCGTGCAGCAGATGCGGGAGACGCTGGACAGCCAGAAGCGGGCCGAACGGATGAAGCATGAGATGATTACTCATATCTCCCATGACCTTCGGACCCCGCTGACCTCACTGCTGGGCTATCTTGATCTGCTGGAGGCTTCCGGGGGAGACGCCCAGACTGCTGCACGGTATGTGCAGATCGCGCAGCGCAAGGGCGAAGAGCTGAAGAGCCAGGTTGAGAGTATGCTGGAATACTGCCACTTGCACTTTAGTGATATCAAGCTAAGTTTGGGGCAAGTGGATGCCGAGGCGCTAATCCGGCAGGTGCTGATCGACTTTGTGCCTCAGCTGGAGGCGGCGGGGATGCGCTTTGATCTGGAGTGTACTGCGGAGAACCGGGGTCTAGAAGCGGATATTTCGCTGCTGGTGCGCTGCCTGCAAAATATCATCCGCAACAGCATCGCTTACGGCAGTACAGGTGGTCGCTTAAGTCTTCGAATTTATAGCGAGGGGATGTATCTTCATATAGATATTAAAAATTACGGCGAGCCTATATCCCCTGAAGACCTGCCTTTTTTATTTGAGGAGCTGTACCGTGCCGAGAGATCAAGGAGCAGCGATACGGGGGGCAAGGGCATGGGGCTTTCGATTGCCAAGCGGATTATGGAGCTGCATCATGGCCGCATTTCGGTGAGAAGCAGCGCGGAAGAAACGGTGTTTACGTTATCCCTGCCAAGGACACAAGCGGATGGAACAGATGGGAGTTTAGAAGGGTAA
- a CDS encoding response regulator transcription factor, with protein sequence MGVQQVLIVDDDRDIVNLIGEYLSLEGYAVLTALSGQEALELLNTRAVDLVVLDLMMPRMDGFEVCRRIRESKDIPILLLSAKSTDMDKVVGLRTGADDYIVKPFSLIELAARVEAQLRRYSYMTDRHTQQQAETIHYHGLRIEEAARNVFLYDRKIKLTRTEYDILLLLVKNAGRVFSLEEIFERVWGERSLEGSASTVMVHIARLREKIEEDSRNPKVILNVWGVGYKVEKDNKHRI encoded by the coding sequence ATGGGTGTGCAGCAGGTATTAATCGTGGATGATGATCGGGATATTGTTAATTTGATCGGGGAGTATTTAAGTCTGGAGGGTTATGCTGTGCTTACAGCCCTCAGCGGGCAAGAAGCTCTGGAGCTGCTGAATACCCGTGCAGTTGACCTAGTGGTTCTCGATCTTATGATGCCCCGAATGGATGGCTTCGAGGTCTGCCGAAGAATTCGGGAGAGCAAGGACATTCCCATTCTGCTGTTAAGCGCTAAATCTACGGATATGGATAAAGTGGTAGGACTGCGGACAGGGGCGGACGATTACATCGTGAAGCCCTTCAGCCTGATTGAATTGGCGGCGCGGGTTGAAGCCCAGTTAAGAAGATACAGCTATATGACGGACCGACACACGCAGCAGCAGGCAGAGACTATACATTATCATGGCCTTCGGATTGAAGAGGCGGCTCGAAATGTATTTCTGTATGATCGGAAGATTAAGCTGACTCGGACAGAGTATGATATTCTGCTGCTGCTTGTGAAGAATGCCGGCAGGGTGTTTTCGCTGGAGGAAATCTTCGAGCGGGTATGGGGAGAACGATCCCTGGAAGGCAGCGCAAGCACAGTCATGGTTCACATTGCCAGGCTGCGCGAGAAGATTGAAGAAGACTCCAGAAATCCGAAGGTGATCTTGAATGTGTGGGGGGTTGGCTACAAGGTTGAAAAAGACAACAAGCATCGGATTTAA
- a CDS encoding nucleotidyltransferase family protein, translated as MKALILAAGYATRLYPLTLNQPKALLPVHQGKAVLDYIIDRLEEVDGITGIVLVTNHKYYGAFVDWADRRQMGKDLKIIDDGTQSVDDKLGAIGDIQYVLEQEQLQLQDDLLVMAADNLFTFGLSGFIEYFYKMNRDCILVKVTEDEQELQSIGVAELDEKSRVISFEEKPAVPKSNLGVYALYLYKKETLPLFRTYLAEGHSADSPSRFPEWLYRRQEVMAYRAEGEIYDIGTPEAYEEIQRLFASGQLPHSK; from the coding sequence ATGAAAGCCTTGATTCTTGCCGCAGGCTACGCAACGAGACTATATCCCCTAACCCTGAACCAGCCCAAAGCGCTGCTTCCGGTTCATCAAGGCAAAGCCGTGCTGGACTATATCATAGATCGGCTGGAAGAGGTCGATGGCATCACAGGAATCGTACTGGTAACAAACCATAAGTATTATGGAGCCTTCGTCGATTGGGCTGACCGCAGGCAGATGGGCAAAGACCTCAAAATTATAGATGACGGCACCCAATCTGTAGACGATAAGCTGGGGGCCATCGGAGATATTCAGTATGTTCTGGAACAGGAGCAGCTGCAGCTGCAAGACGATCTGTTGGTAATGGCAGCAGATAACTTGTTTACGTTCGGACTAAGCGGATTCATTGAATATTTCTATAAAATGAACAGAGACTGCATTCTGGTGAAGGTCACAGAGGATGAGCAGGAGCTGCAGAGCATCGGCGTAGCCGAGCTGGATGAGAAGAGCCGCGTCATCTCCTTCGAAGAGAAGCCGGCTGTTCCGAAGTCCAATCTGGGCGTATATGCCTTGTATTTATATAAAAAAGAAACCCTCCCGCTGTTTCGAACCTACCTGGCCGAGGGGCATTCTGCCGATTCGCCGAGCCGCTTCCCCGAATGGCTATACCGCCGCCAGGAAGTTATGGCTTATAGGGCAGAGGGAGAAATCTACGATATAGGCACCCCGGAGGCCTACGAGGAGATTCAGCGGTTATTTGCAAGCGGCCAGCTTCCTCACAGCAAATAA